CCAAGGAATTGAACCTGAGCATAGCCCCATAATTATTGCTGCCCATCCTTGCACAACCCCTGAATCAAATAGCTGGTCAAAATCATTACTCAGTTTTAAAACCAAGAAGTGCGTGTCTTATGATAATGGGCTTACCAGCTGCAGGAGTGATGCAGACTAAACCAGTGATCATGCCTTGAATAGCACCAATAACAGAAGCTTTGCCAAAATATAAGATGTCCAGTGCGAGCCAAGTAAGCAAGCTAGTGGCAGTACACAAATGGGTGTTCAAGACGGCTAGGGAAGCATCAACGCTTGCTGCATAAGGGTCTCCTCCATTAAATCCTGTCCACCCCATCCAGAGCAGTCCTGCCCCAGCTAACATAAGAATGATGTTGTTTGGAGGGCATCTCTCCCTGTCCTTGGCTAGGCGAGGACCAACCTAAAGTGCAGCAAAATTAGCAAATAGAAATTGACAATACGTGCAATGGATCAATAGCTAAAGAAGTGGCTGATATATATTCCAAACATCCGAATAATGTCCATGAGAAGctattctttgttttttttttttttttcaattgagaCAACTCTCATTATTAGAAGCAGTTCTTTGTTAATGTAAAGATTTAATGCACGTCAATTGGCAAGCAAGGGTGGGAGAAGTAGTTACCCAGTAGGCTGCTGTGAAACCTGCAACTCCAGCTGACAAATGAATTACAAAGCCACCAGAATAATCTATTAGCCCATTTTTGAAGAGAAAACCTTTAGGACACCATATGCTAAATGCTACAAAAGAGTATGAAAATGTTAACCAAAGCGGCACAAACATCATCCAGGCGTAAAAATTCATCCGCCCCAGCAAGGCACCAGCAATCAAAATTAAAGTAATCGCTGCAAAAACAGACTGGAAAAACACCATGGTTGCATTGGGGAACTTGCCAAGGAATGCTTGGTCAAGGAGGAATTGTTGGTCAAGGGCAACATTGGCCTTCCCCCAGAAGGGTACAAGCTCTTCGCCAAAAGACATCCTGTAGCCCCAAGAAACCCAACAGAAAAGCACACAAGCGAAGGCATAAAACGCCATGAAAGCAGAGTTGATAGCCCATTTCTTCTTCACCCCTCCACCATATAGAATAACAAGCCCTGGAATGCTTTGTAGACCAACAAGAGTTGCTGCTGTTAGTTGCCAAGCATTATCTGCTTTGCTCATCCATGAGGGGGTAGCTTCATCAAAAGCCAGACCAGAAGGAAGACTTAAAGGGGCTGGGGCTCGAGCTGGTACCAGGAGTTTTTCCATTTTTCACTTTAATTGAAGAATTAAGTTAGAAGGCAAAGCAAGTGCGTACATGATACATGTTCTGGTATTGGTGGGTTATATCTAGGAGTATAATAGTTTTGAATCGATTATGACGATAAGCTGTCACCGTGTTGGTATCatttttatcatttaatttactttttaattAATCTTCGTTGTCATATGTGGTTTCATGTGTTCTTAGTTCACATCTGTTAGCTTCACCATTTTCCTTTTCAACTCTTGGCGAGTAATCCAACCAATGCGAATGATGATTCCTAAGATTCCTTCTTTCATTTTCCAATCACAATATTCCTAAGATTCCTTCTTTCATTTTCCAATAACGATAATATAGTAATTTTTTTGTTACTTCTGTGTGGTGTGCATGTAGTGTTGCCTCTCCCTTTGCACTAATTACTTCTTGTGCCGAAAAGAATCTGGTGCTTTGCGATAACAACCAAACGAGTTCCCTTTTAGATCCAAAAACTTATTACAACGTGTATTTTTagaaatttaatttgattaaattttaataatatataaccaaatttttaataaatttaaatttaataataatagttCTCAtgaattcaaatttgattttaaattttatatatcgaACACTCATTAtttgaatatatttatataaataatttgtcacgacccaacctatgggcgggaccggcactaggacctgggacagcctaaagcccccgaggcccgtagtaagcctaactattccttaacttaactctaaggcccatttaggcccaatttcaagaaatcaaccggacagagtccgaccataaaatgaaccttccaacggggagtttttgactcacccgacctgtaaccaaaataaataatcaattggggagctcagctcaccctccacatactcatatcaacataaaaataaatgggagctcagctccctcatccagtccatcaaacatgcatgtgataataattttacaggtccaaaataacaatttatactacagacccaaatcaattaaatatttttaacacatgcggaaattctagaagtttatagaattacacaaacatgaatagacgacctgcgagggagaaaagcaggttaacctcaaaaatatcctcctgtggcctggaaaaatattgaacaggagtgagcattcgactcagagagtaaaatatcaattttaaccataatctctataactatctaaagctaatgcacctatagagtgaaatacaacatcagcaaaaatttcacatcatagcatcaaaaaggtaatttggagcactcatacacccagtaatatcaatcataatatatgaaagctgatcccctatacagctctcttaaatccaacttgtgccagcgaagaactcagctcggacttccacttaataaccaaaccggggtcccagcgaagaactcaagccgtgtctactccgAAGGACCGGattccagcgaagatctcaagccgtgtctaccggtcctatccatagtccacaccacatcacacgcacgccaacgcacactgctccaaattaccacaacaacatccatggcactttaacagttgtgaatgcaacataaaatgtgcctagagtttaactacatagatatatatatgtataagtgatgcatgggtatgcttgaacatataatatcaaaattacaattaaaattaatattttactcacaaactttacagcagtcactgtggcagctgggcggaggtagaaggctgtcccggctcacctgacaattttattacaatcatttaataaatttgactcaatacaaacttaaaaaaagaccaaatacgtcctaagtcgtgccgaaaatccggcagagtctcccctatacctaggacctacccaacctgcaaaaatggctcaaaacgcacttctatattcacaaatcatacactcacaactcaatcacatcacacagcccctcctgggcccatcaaaacaatcatcaatcacaatatgtaaatttacagtttaatccttataattgatcatttttgcaaaaactacccaaataagctctaaaaattctaaaactttgccccgcggtccttagcaatattactaggctattgcaaaaagaatcataattttctgagctaccacgaatattttacggattttttattccatttaagcactagaaaattacgaaaaagtaaagttcgggtttacctatgccaattccgacttggggacgcgctcgggacgtctgacaatggtgaggTAGCCAAAACTTCGATCCAATTCgaagacttttttggtagccagtctatctggccgaaaattcatagacccggacaactgtcgaatttccgcgaattgaggatacctacacgaagcccacaacacgggggttagtacataaattttaggaaattttctaagctcattaaatactcgaaaaaatactacgaagtttcatgggacccaccgaaaaacggtgtcggaaaatttcgaaatttatattgccgcgaagctctcgatgagtggagcgctctggtactctcggttttctcgtgggattcacggtttgcgagaaatctagcccaaaagtcaaaatgggctaaaactttccgggtaaaaattggacaaaccgatcgatagatttcggtgttcttggtgtctatggaaagctctcgacgagtaaatggatttagacacaagactcggtccgattggtggtcggatcagccgggaagacgaagcggcgcGCTTGCGCATCGCATCGCTTCGTGCGACTTttgccggcgttccaggcggcggccggagAGGGGAGGCGGCTGCCGGAGAGGGGAGGCGGCTGGGGAGGCACGCCGGGGGGCTGGGGTGGCGGCTCGGCAAGggtaggagggaggagagagaaaacgggagagaaagagagagggatcGGGACGCGCgcagggaggaagaaaaaggaagaagccggtccgattcaaccggtccggttcgattcagaatacaaaattttaaatttttactctgcctttggACAGAAAACGAGgttcaaaaattctaaaaaaatttcaaaaaactcaaaaaaatgcatagactccaaa
The sequence above is a segment of the Hevea brasiliensis isolate MT/VB/25A 57/8 chromosome 11, ASM3005281v1, whole genome shotgun sequence genome. Coding sequences within it:
- the LOC110657814 gene encoding ammonium transporter 2 member 5-like, which codes for MEKLLVPARAPAPLSLPSGLAFDEATPSWMSKADNAWQLTAATLVGLQSIPGLVILYGGGVKKKWAINSAFMAFYAFACVLFCWVSWGYRMSFGEELVPFWGKANVALDQQFLLDQAFLGKFPNATMVFFQSVFAAITLILIAGALLGRMNFYAWMMFVPLWLTFSYSFVAFSIWCPKGFLFKNGLIDYSGGFVIHLSAGVAGFTAAYWVGPRLAKDRERCPPNNIILMLAGAGLLWMGWTGFNGGDPYAASVDASLAVLNTHLCTATSLLTWLALDILYFGKASVIGAIQGMITGLVCITPAAGVVQGWAAIIMGLCSGSIPWFTMMVVHNKSKLLQKIDDTMAILHTHAIAGSLGGILTGLFAEPRLCYLFSGSYGQYVGLFYGFQMRQIHAGFRQIGIQFLGILYVMTINVIVTSIICLLIQFVVPLRMSDQDMEIGDEAVHGEEAYAIWGDGHRQDSSWYPNSGNPETELPVTKRKAAASEVEMT